The Coregonus clupeaformis isolate EN_2021a chromosome 8, ASM2061545v1, whole genome shotgun sequence genome has a segment encoding these proteins:
- the LOC121572573 gene encoding uncharacterized protein LOC121572573 → MLVRELAVLNTQICKIEQHIFISRAGMMVLDELSSQLEEVAIHLQYVDEEVRQQPCLALIPWSGPLWVSNAPVKLQPIYYLTHAGRMLVREMAMLNTQIFTMEQPIIISFTPARRIVWEELSSQNEQYVDEEVGHRSCLALIPWSGPLCVPIFPVFSKAKPVYYLTRAGRMLVTELAVLNTQTSKLVIEEPTIHLTEAGRLVLDELSAPSDSHSQPNREDSGFPYEKLQLVGNWGSFHFHYWKIHYRRVQQNEEDMHHLCIVRGVEKQLWWSRVIQEKILDPWGLVQVVLTNNKVTGIKFLGRRIHGLMSCLVKRRSEFTYYEDAQQVDISTTVEGYQERGDEMMAYQFSTSDIITTPHEPSSGSSHQFPQNSPPPPFPFRFPSQSPSTLPLHPGPGPDP, encoded by the exons atgctggtgagagagctggcagtgttaaacacacag ATTTGCAAGATTGAGCAGCACATTTTCATCTCTCGTGCTGGCATGATGGTATTGGATGAACTGTCCTCTCAGCTTGAAGAGGTAGCCATTCATCTGCAG tacGTTGATGAGGAGGTTCGGCAGCagccctgtctggctttaatcccttggtctggacctctgtgggtttcaaacgct cctgtcaaactgcagccaaTTTATTATCTTACCCACGCTGggaggatgctggtgagagagatggcaatgttaaacacacag atTTTCACAATGGAGCAGCCCATTATCATCAGTTTCACTCCTGCTAGGAGGATCGTATGGGAGGAACTGTCCTCTCAAAATGAACAG tatgtggatgaggaggttgggcaccggtcctgtctggctttaatcccttggtctggaccctTGTGTGTTCCTATCTTT cctgtcttctccaaGGCCAAACCAGTCTACTACCTCACTCGTGCTGGGAGAATGCTGGTAACAGAGCTTgcagtgttaaacacacag ACTTCCAAATTGGTTATTGAGGAGCCTACCATTCACCTCACTGAAGCTGGGAGGCTAGTGCTTGACGAACTGTCAGCACCTTCAGATAGCCATTCACAG CCAAATAGGGAAGACTCTGGTTTTCCCTATGAGAAGTTGCAGCTGGTTGGGAACTGGGGTTCGTTTCATTTCCATTACTGGAAGATCCATTATAGACGAGTGCAG CAAAATGAAGAGGACATGCATCACCTGTGCATTGTGAGGGGAGTGGAGAAGCAGCTGTGGTGGAGCAGAGTCATCCAGGAAAAAATCCTGGACCCATGG GGTCTCGTCCAGGTGGTCCTCACCAACAACAAGGTGACTGGTATTAAG TTCCTTGGTAGAAGGATCCATGGACTCATGTCCTGCCTCGTCAAGAGGAGGTCTGAGTTCACCTAttatgaggatgcccag CAGGTGGATATCTCCACCACAGTGGAGGGGTAccaggagaggggggatgagatgaTGGCATATCAGTTCTCCacctctgacatcatcaccacccCTCATGAGCCGTCCTCTGGCTCCTCTCACCAGTTCCCCCAGAATTCTCCGCCTCCCCCCTTTCCCTTCCGATTCCCCTCCCAGTCCCCCTCCACCTTACCACTCcacccaggaccaggaccagaccccTGA